AATAGAAGCATGGGTCATACGTGCTGGAACGCTGATCAGGCTTTCTACTGCCCCCAAGCTCTCAGCCAGCGTAAAATATTTCACCTTTTTCAGTAATGCAGCTGCATTGGCATCGCTGCCTACATCAAAGGAAATAATGCCGCCAAAGCCGTCAGCCTGTGTTTTGGACAGCCCATGCTGCGCGTGGCTTGCCAGCCCAGGATAGTACACCTTGCTGACCTTTGGATGCTTTTCCAAAAAGGCTGCTATTCCCTTCGCATTTTGCTCAATCGCTTCCATACGCAGACCCAGTGTTTTGATGCCACGGATCAATAGCCAGGAATCCTGCGGGCCGAGAATACCGCCAATGGCGTTTTGCAGAAAATGAAGCTGCTCGCCCAGCTCTTCACTGTTTACTACGGCCAGCCCGGCTACAACATCGCTATGCCCGCCCAAATATTTGGTGGCAGAGTGAATGACGATATCCGCTCCAAGTGTAATAGGCGTCTGCCAATAAGGCGTGGCAAAGGTATTGTCCACAATCAACAAGAGCTCATGCTTTTTCACCAACTCCGAAACTGCGCGGATATCTGTAACCTTCAACAGCGGATTCGTTGGCGTTTCCACATACAATGCCTTCGTATTTGGACGGATCGCTTTAGAAATGGCCTCAAGGTCTGTCGTATCCACGAATGTGGACTCGATCCCGATCCGACTGAGCACCTTGCTTACGATACGATAGGTGCCTCCGTATACATCATCAGTCAGCAAAATATGATCCCCTGCTTTAAACAAGGAAAATACCGCATGAATCGCTGCCATACC
This DNA window, taken from Paenibacillus kribbensis, encodes the following:
- a CDS encoding bifunctional cystathionine gamma-lyase/homocysteine desulfhydrase yields the protein MKRKTKLIHGGLPTDPHTGAVNVPIYQVSTYEQEEIGVHKGYEYSRTGNPTRFALEELIKELEEGKRGFAFGSGMAAIHAVFSLFKAGDHILLTDDVYGGTYRIVSKVLSRIGIESTFVDTTDLEAISKAIRPNTKALYVETPTNPLLKVTDIRAVSELVKKHELLLIVDNTFATPYWQTPITLGADIVIHSATKYLGGHSDVVAGLAVVNSEELGEQLHFLQNAIGGILGPQDSWLLIRGIKTLGLRMEAIEQNAKGIAAFLEKHPKVSKVYYPGLASHAQHGLSKTQADGFGGIISFDVGSDANAAALLKKVKYFTLAESLGAVESLISVPARMTHASIPAERRAELGITEGLVRISVGIEDLEDLIEDLQAAL